A window of the Dyadobacter pollutisoli genome harbors these coding sequences:
- a CDS encoding acetylserotonin O-methyltransferase has translation MTTNQSTEPSPGHILQMGTGFWASKVLLTAVEFDLFTLLADSNPLTAAQLKQKLNLHCSDRNMYDFLDTLTGFGFLNRTGILETAAYSNTPDTDLFLDLKKPTYVGGMLKMLNNRLYGFWGTLEEGLRTGKPQNEAKHGENLFDAIYKSPEQLESFMNAMTGIQIGAFMAFAQKFDFSKYKTLTDAGGSSGLLSTVVANHQAHMSCVSMDLPGVTAIAEKTIAKAGLNGRVKAVSGDFFNDAFPAADMVVMGNILHDWDEEQKLSLMKSAYAALPKGGVFVAIENVIDDDRKTNVFGLMMSLNMLIETGTGFDYTFADFTRWAQLVGFSSTSLLPLVGPTSAAIALK, from the coding sequence ATGACAACGAATCAGTCTACTGAACCCTCGCCCGGGCACATTCTTCAAATGGGTACCGGCTTTTGGGCATCTAAAGTATTGTTGACCGCCGTCGAATTCGACCTGTTCACCCTGCTGGCCGACAGCAATCCGTTAACTGCCGCTCAACTGAAACAAAAACTGAACCTGCATTGCAGCGACAGGAATATGTACGACTTTTTGGATACGCTCACCGGATTTGGCTTTTTAAACCGTACCGGCATCCTGGAAACCGCCGCCTATTCCAACACACCCGATACTGATCTGTTTCTGGACCTAAAAAAGCCAACCTATGTCGGGGGAATGCTCAAAATGCTTAACAACCGCCTGTACGGTTTCTGGGGAACGCTGGAAGAAGGGCTGCGGACCGGAAAGCCACAAAATGAAGCAAAGCATGGAGAGAATTTGTTTGATGCAATTTATAAGTCACCCGAACAATTGGAAAGCTTTATGAACGCCATGACCGGCATTCAGATAGGGGCATTTATGGCTTTCGCTCAAAAGTTTGATTTTTCAAAATACAAAACCCTGACGGATGCAGGTGGTTCCAGCGGCTTACTTTCTACGGTGGTTGCCAATCACCAGGCACACATGTCCTGCGTAAGTATGGACCTGCCGGGTGTGACCGCTATTGCGGAAAAAACGATCGCGAAAGCCGGGTTAAACGGACGGGTTAAGGCGGTATCGGGTGACTTTTTCAACGATGCCTTTCCGGCAGCCGATATGGTGGTTATGGGTAACATTCTTCATGACTGGGATGAGGAACAAAAACTCAGCCTGATGAAAAGCGCCTATGCTGCTCTGCCCAAAGGAGGAGTTTTTGTGGCCATTGAAAATGTAATTGATGATGACAGAAAAACAAATGTCTTCGGCCTGATGATGAGTTTAAATATGCTCATTGAAACAGGTACCGGCTTCGACTACACTTTCGCGGACTTCACCAGATGGGCTCAGCTAGTGGGGTTCAGTTCCACCTCGTTGCTGCCGCTCGTAGGGCCGACCAGTGCGGCCATTGCCCTTAAATAA
- a CDS encoding T9SS type A sorting domain-containing protein encodes MEKTAPASLRCGLLFSLLGLVLSAGSVFAQTTWTGIINTDWNTAGNWSSGVPVATSDVTIPNVTNDPVISSAGALAKSVNITVGGLLTVQVAGSLAINGSSANGLQNGGTVENSGTINITNVSGEYGIDNLGTFSNKTGGLVTIDNVGFAGIFNDEGVFTNEASIKIGSTGGVGAFGINSAATFNNTATGQITIDRAWQIGFSVHIGTTTNQGSIIVGASGATNVEQGINVYLGTFANGGGQITLDRCGIGISGFHANGKFLNNGTLKIGALQSVADLIGNEEFTALIFTNNTGGILQGTGKIPAVHFVAAGGTLSPGYSPGKQTINGDENLSNGILAIEVNGAGVAGTDYDQVVVNGTATLGGTLALSINYTPTVGDQITILSGSGFTGAFGTVTGLPANWTVQYTPVSVMLIYGGVNGNVWNGSVSSEWHDAANWSVGVPDPNSEVTIPDVANDPVIYAPGAVAKSVIVKSDAVLTVTILGALSVNGALNQGVWNQGTIQNNGTINIGNTGNVGNYGIYNEGVLNNNIGARIKINRVTTSGIALSSNTVTNSGDITIGALTPISKLITAFNGQFNNNTDGVLMGTGEIAAANFTNAGGTLSPGYSPGKLTFTTNENFSNNILVMEVNGKGTAGVDFDQVIVSGTATLGGTLSLSVNYPATIGDQIVIVSATQVTGTFASLVGIPVGWHVVYYPTAVVLIYGTGQATWTGVVDVDWNNAANWSSGIPDISSDVTIPDVANDPVIGSGAAVSKSVTIATGGVLTVEGMASLTIQNSNSQGLLNQGTMLNRGTTVITGTGANGLQNGGTVENSGTINITNVSGEYGIDNLGTFSNKTGGLVTIDNVGFAGIFNDEGVFTNEASIKIGSTGGVGAFGINSAATFNNTATGQITIDRAWQIGFSVHIGTTTNQGSIIVGASGATNVEQGIDVYLGTFANDGGQITLDRCGIGISGFHANGKFLNNGTLKIGALQSVADLIGNEDLMALIFTNNAGGVLQGTGKIPAAYFVAAGGTLSPGYSPGKQTIDGDENLSNGILAIEVNGTGVAGTAYDQVVVNGTATLGGTLALTFNFPAPNDGDVVTIIDATAISGTFSSVTGLPEHWDIKYNSPNSGEVSLEYTNNLPVTLVRFTAKKQDNSVKLDWQTSEEIDNQGFEVERRLDSGMWEKVGFVDGNGTTKENNTYSFLDLLPLHGMNYYRLRQLDFDGKVELSRIVGVKMDSGKLLKIYPNPTTGIINIEGTQSNIRILDILGRPVMTGTIVNQKLDVSHLPGGFYILSVSSENNVKSIPIVKQ; translated from the coding sequence ATGGAAAAGACAGCACCCGCTTCGTTAAGATGCGGATTATTGTTCTCGTTGCTTGGCTTGGTTTTGTCTGCAGGCAGCGTGTTTGCACAAACCACATGGACTGGCATCATTAACACTGATTGGAACACTGCTGGTAACTGGTCGTCGGGAGTGCCCGTAGCCACGTCGGATGTGACAATCCCGAACGTTACAAACGATCCGGTGATCAGTTCAGCCGGAGCGTTAGCCAAATCGGTCAACATCACGGTCGGGGGCTTGCTTACGGTACAGGTTGCGGGTAGTTTGGCCATTAATGGTTCCAGCGCAAATGGCCTTCAAAATGGAGGAACGGTGGAAAACAGCGGAACGATTAACATTACGAATGTCTCGGGCGAGTACGGCATCGACAACCTGGGCACTTTCAGTAACAAGACAGGCGGACTGGTTACCATCGACAATGTAGGTTTTGCGGGTATATTCAACGACGAGGGCGTGTTTACCAATGAAGCTTCTATCAAAATCGGCAGCACCGGAGGCGTGGGCGCCTTCGGCATCAATTCAGCAGCCACCTTCAATAACACGGCAACCGGACAGATTACGATCGACCGTGCGTGGCAAATCGGTTTTAGCGTTCATATCGGCACGACCACCAATCAGGGAAGTATCATCGTCGGTGCCTCAGGTGCGACAAATGTCGAGCAGGGAATTAATGTTTACTTGGGTACTTTCGCAAACGGTGGCGGACAAATCACCCTTGACCGTTGTGGGATCGGTATTAGCGGCTTCCATGCCAACGGGAAGTTTTTAAATAACGGTACTCTCAAAATCGGCGCATTGCAAAGCGTTGCGGACCTGATAGGAAATGAAGAGTTTACGGCGCTGATTTTTACCAACAATACCGGCGGTATTCTTCAGGGCACGGGAAAGATCCCCGCCGTCCACTTCGTTGCCGCGGGAGGTACACTGTCTCCCGGCTATTCGCCCGGAAAACAGACCATTAATGGTGACGAAAATTTAAGTAACGGCATCCTGGCTATCGAAGTGAACGGAGCCGGCGTGGCGGGTACGGATTACGACCAGGTCGTCGTGAATGGAACAGCAACATTGGGTGGCACATTGGCATTATCAATTAACTATACGCCAACTGTGGGCGACCAGATTACAATCCTGAGCGGTTCCGGCTTCACGGGTGCTTTTGGTACTGTAACAGGCTTGCCCGCGAATTGGACCGTCCAATATACGCCCGTCAGTGTAATGTTGATTTACGGCGGGGTGAATGGCAATGTCTGGAATGGCAGCGTCAGTTCCGAATGGCATGATGCCGCCAACTGGTCAGTCGGCGTACCTGATCCGAATTCGGAAGTTACAATTCCTGACGTCGCTAATGACCCGGTTATATATGCTCCGGGAGCTGTCGCCAAATCTGTTATTGTAAAATCGGATGCAGTGCTCACCGTCACCATCTTAGGCGCTCTGTCTGTCAATGGAGCGCTCAACCAAGGAGTCTGGAACCAGGGCACCATCCAAAACAATGGTACTATCAATATCGGCAATACGGGTAATGTGGGTAACTACGGCATCTATAATGAGGGTGTTTTGAACAATAACATTGGTGCCCGGATTAAAATTAACCGTGTTACGACCTCGGGTATTGCACTCTCGTCAAACACCGTCACCAATAGCGGAGATATAACGATCGGGGCGCTGACACCCATTTCAAAGCTAATAACGGCTTTCAATGGCCAATTTAACAACAATACAGATGGTGTTTTGATGGGCACTGGTGAAATCGCTGCAGCGAATTTTACCAATGCCGGTGGTACTTTATCGCCTGGTTACTCTCCAGGGAAACTAACTTTTACAACAAATGAGAACTTCAGCAACAACATCCTTGTCATGGAAGTGAATGGTAAAGGAACTGCAGGTGTTGATTTTGACCAGGTAATAGTGTCCGGAACGGCAACATTGGGCGGCACACTTAGTCTGTCTGTCAATTATCCGGCTACTATCGGTGATCAGATTGTTATAGTAAGCGCTACGCAGGTAACCGGCACTTTTGCCTCCCTCGTTGGCATTCCGGTAGGCTGGCATGTCGTTTATTATCCAACTGCGGTTGTACTGATTTACGGAACAGGGCAAGCCACCTGGACGGGCGTCGTCGACGTGGACTGGAACAACGCCGCAAACTGGTCATCGGGGATCCCCGATATCTCTTCAGATGTGACGATACCCGACGTCGCGAATGATCCCGTAATCGGCTCCGGCGCGGCGGTTTCCAAGTCGGTCACTATTGCGACCGGCGGCGTGCTTACGGTTGAAGGTATGGCTAGTTTAACAATCCAAAACTCCAACTCACAGGGACTCTTAAACCAGGGGACGATGCTTAACAGGGGAACCACCGTTATCACTGGCACAGGTGCAAATGGCCTTCAAAATGGAGGAACGGTGGAAAACAGCGGAACGATCAACATTACGAATGTCTCGGGCGAGTACGGCATCGACAACCTGGGTACTTTCAGTAACAAGACAGGCGGACTGGTTACCATCGACAATGTAGGTTTTGCGGGTATATTCAACGACGAGGGCGTGTTTACCAATGAAGCTTCTATCAAAATCGGCAGCACCGGAGGCGTGGGCGCCTTCGGCATCAATTCAGCAGCCACCTTCAATAACACGGCAACCGGACAGATTACGATCGACCGTGCGTGGCAAATCGGTTTTAGCGTTCATATCGGCACGACCACCAATCAGGGAAGTATCATCGTCGGTGCCTCAGGTGCGACAAATGTCGAGCAGGGAATTGATGTTTACTTGGGTACTTTCGCAAACGATGGCGGACAAATCACCCTTGACCGTTGTGGGATCGGTATTAGCGGCTTCCATGCCAACGGGAAGTTTTTAAATAACGGCACTCTCAAAATCGGCGCATTGCAAAGCGTCGCGGACCTGATAGGAAATGAAGATCTAATGGCGCTGATTTTTACCAACAATGCCGGCGGCGTTCTTCAGGGCACGGGAAAGATCCCCGCCGCCTACTTCGTGGCCGCGGGAGGTACACTGTCTCCCGGTTATTCGCCCGGAAAACAGACCATTGATGGTGACGAAAATTTAAGTAACGGCATCCTGGCTATCGAAGTGAACGGTACTGGCGTGGCGGGTACGGCTTACGACCAGGTCGTCGTGAATGGAACGGCAACATTAGGAGGCACGCTGGCACTCACTTTCAACTTTCCGGCGCCAAATGACGGAGATGTAGTTACCATTATTGACGCTACTGCGATATCCGGCACATTCAGTTCGGTAACAGGGCTGCCAGAGCACTGGGATATAAAATACAATTCACCCAATTCAGGGGAAGTGAGCCTGGAATATACCAATAACCTGCCGGTAACCCTGGTACGTTTTACAGCTAAAAAACAGGATAATTCCGTAAAACTGGATTGGCAAACTTCGGAGGAAATCGACAACCAGGGGTTTGAAGTTGAACGCAGGCTTGATAGTGGAATGTGGGAAAAAGTCGGTTTCGTGGATGGAAACGGGACTACAAAAGAAAATAACACTTACTCTTTCTTGGATCTGCTACCATTACACGGTATGAACTATTACCGGCTGCGTCAGCTGGATTTCGATGGTAAAGTTGAACTCTCCCGGATTGTTGGCGTAAAAATGGACAGTGGGAAGCTCCTGAAAATTTACCCCAATCCGACCACCGGAATAATCAATATAGAAGGTACCCAATCCAATATCAGAATCCTGGACATTCTTGGCAGACCGGTGATGACTGGAACAATAGTCAATCAAAAACTAGACGTTTCCCATTTACCCGGAGGCTTTTACATACTATCAGTTTCTTCTGAAAACAATGTAAAATCAATTCCAATTGTGAAACAGTGA
- the ubiG gene encoding bifunctional 2-polyprenyl-6-hydroxyphenol methylase/3-demethylubiquinol 3-O-methyltransferase UbiG: MEKIAPEIYSQIDNDLYNAEGDLWWNPENVLHILKTSVNPWRVGVAMDALKRLNFDPKGKKALEVGSGGGILTEEICRMGFITTGIDPAEESIRTAAGHAKAMGLDITYDKGTGEQLPYADASFDCVFCCDVLEHVADLPKVISEISRVLKPNGVFLYDTLNRTFISKLVAIKIWQEWKRWAFMPPNLHVWKMFIKPEEIKGLLAKNGFEWKEHRGSEPNVPIPKMLKYLRKRVKGEWTFVELGQNFCLVESDDMNILYAGYAVKK, from the coding sequence ATGGAAAAGATTGCCCCGGAAATTTACAGCCAAATAGACAACGACCTTTATAATGCGGAAGGTGACCTGTGGTGGAACCCCGAGAATGTTTTGCACATCTTAAAAACGTCCGTAAACCCTTGGCGTGTGGGTGTCGCAATGGACGCTTTAAAGAGGCTGAACTTTGACCCAAAAGGTAAAAAAGCACTCGAAGTAGGCAGCGGTGGCGGAATCCTCACCGAAGAAATTTGCAGGATGGGATTCATCACGACTGGTATTGATCCGGCGGAAGAGTCGATCCGCACAGCGGCAGGTCATGCAAAAGCCATGGGGCTTGACATTACCTATGATAAAGGTACTGGTGAGCAGCTTCCTTACGCCGATGCGTCGTTTGACTGCGTGTTTTGTTGTGATGTTCTGGAACACGTCGCCGATCTGCCGAAGGTAATCTCTGAAATTTCAAGGGTACTTAAACCTAATGGCGTTTTCCTTTATGACACGCTCAACAGGACATTTATCAGTAAGCTTGTCGCCATTAAAATCTGGCAAGAGTGGAAACGCTGGGCGTTTATGCCGCCTAACCTGCACGTCTGGAAAATGTTTATCAAGCCCGAAGAGATAAAAGGACTTTTGGCAAAAAACGGTTTTGAATGGAAGGAACACAGAGGTTCCGAGCCTAACGTACCCATTCCCAAAATGCTGAAATACCTCCGAAAACGTGTTAAAGGAGAATGGACTTTTGTAGAACTGGGCCAAAACTTCTGCCTGGTTGAGAGCGATGACATGAATATACTCTACGCTGGATACGCGGTGAAGAAATAG
- a CDS encoding alginate export family protein, whose product MKQFLFFCLCSTHCFAQFTPSFKPLRYDENYAPLKADSTTSFYQTIKYKSLSATGNAFVSFGGDVRFQYYHVINDEWGEQLDKNYGYVFSRYLAHADFHAGKYFRAYLELQSGMANAKASTSPADENPLDLHQAFFDVNLAPGKPANLILRAGRQELYYGSQRLISVREGPNNRHSFDGLKVIYVTPNRQTDLFYTHYVASKKGVFDDGFNKNTRLWGVYSVFKNLRFIKNLDLYYLGLEKKTAAYDDGKAREVRHSLGTRIWGKTEQWRYDLEAVYQFGDFANKKINAWTASAHIDYMLNHLKFVPEIGLKTEIISGDATYGDNKLGTFNPLFPRGGYFGLAALVGPANLIDVHPSINLTLTEKLALDLDYDVFWRYSVQDGVYGPNAALIYSGKNTSSKFTGQQYSAVIDYETSPFLSLAGEFTWFKTGQFLKEAGPGKNILFACITAELKF is encoded by the coding sequence ATGAAGCAATTTCTGTTTTTCTGTCTGTGCTCGACTCACTGTTTTGCCCAGTTTACGCCGTCATTTAAACCGCTTCGTTATGATGAAAATTATGCGCCGCTGAAAGCCGATTCAACGACCAGCTTCTATCAAACTATCAAGTATAAGTCGTTGTCAGCCACGGGAAATGCATTTGTTAGCTTTGGCGGGGATGTTCGGTTCCAGTATTACCATGTGATCAATGATGAATGGGGTGAGCAGCTGGATAAAAACTACGGATATGTCTTCTCGCGTTACCTCGCGCATGCGGATTTTCACGCGGGGAAATATTTCAGGGCTTATCTAGAACTGCAAAGCGGAATGGCCAATGCGAAGGCCTCCACCAGTCCGGCCGACGAAAACCCATTGGACTTGCATCAGGCGTTTTTCGATGTCAATCTCGCACCCGGCAAACCTGCTAATCTGATACTCAGGGCCGGCAGGCAGGAGCTCTATTACGGATCTCAGCGGCTGATATCAGTACGGGAAGGCCCCAATAACCGGCATTCATTCGATGGCTTAAAAGTCATTTATGTAACACCAAATCGGCAAACCGATCTCTTTTACACGCATTATGTTGCTTCCAAAAAAGGGGTATTCGACGATGGTTTCAATAAAAATACCAGGCTATGGGGTGTCTACTCTGTTTTTAAAAATCTAAGGTTTATCAAAAATCTGGACTTATACTATCTGGGATTGGAGAAGAAAACCGCAGCCTACGACGACGGCAAAGCGAGGGAAGTCAGGCATTCGCTGGGGACTCGTATCTGGGGCAAAACCGAGCAATGGCGCTACGATCTGGAAGCGGTTTACCAGTTTGGAGATTTTGCAAACAAGAAAATAAATGCGTGGACTGCTTCTGCCCACATCGATTATATGTTGAACCACTTGAAGTTCGTCCCTGAAATTGGATTGAAGACCGAGATCATCAGCGGAGACGCTACCTATGGCGATAACAAACTGGGCACTTTCAATCCATTGTTTCCGCGTGGTGGGTACTTCGGGCTTGCCGCTCTGGTAGGGCCAGCCAACCTGATCGACGTGCACCCGTCCATCAATCTAACCTTAACAGAAAAGCTGGCATTAGATCTGGATTATGATGTTTTTTGGCGTTACAGCGTTCAGGACGGGGTTTATGGCCCCAATGCTGCATTGATTTACTCAGGCAAAAACACTTCTTCAAAGTTTACGGGGCAGCAGTACTCTGCTGTCATCGACTATGAAACAAGTCCATTTCTGAGTCTTGCGGGAGAATTTACATGGTTTAAAACGGGTCAATTTTTAAAAGAAGCCGGACCTGGGAAGAACATTCTCTTTGCCTGCATAACCGCCGAACTCAAATTTTAG
- a CDS encoding DUF2975 domain-containing protein: MREVDMLRFPTLFCWGLYCFIAIAAIYTTGIFVNLQINPQDYAHWNAGAMFPKGTLTYTAVETWSTVTSNDATLLSFDKINTSSLYFNYFQILAVLFLAFISVRELLNIIRSVGQIDTFHKRNILSFQKISKYLFVIFILSGFTFISAPEASLRSYSLQLTPLMLSLAALLLAEIFKRGNELLEENQLTI; this comes from the coding sequence ATGAGAGAGGTGGATATGCTGAGATTTCCTACTTTGTTTTGCTGGGGTCTGTATTGTTTTATTGCAATTGCCGCCATTTATACAACCGGCATTTTTGTAAATCTTCAAATTAACCCCCAGGATTATGCCCATTGGAATGCAGGTGCCATGTTCCCAAAAGGTACACTAACCTATACTGCTGTCGAAACATGGAGTACTGTAACTTCAAATGACGCGACGCTTTTGTCATTCGATAAAATCAATACTTCGTCTCTGTATTTCAATTATTTCCAGATACTCGCTGTGCTTTTTCTTGCATTCATTAGTGTACGAGAGCTCTTGAACATTATCCGCTCCGTTGGACAAATCGATACTTTCCACAAGAGGAATATTTTATCCTTTCAAAAGATCAGCAAATACCTCTTCGTTATTTTTATTTTATCAGGATTCACATTCATAAGTGCCCCAGAAGCCAGTTTACGCAGCTATTCGTTACAATTAACCCCGTTGATGCTGTCCCTGGCTGCATTATTATTGGCAGAAATATTTAAAAGGGGCAACGAACTGCTCGAAGAGAATCAATTAACAATCTGA